In Candidatus Krumholzibacteriia bacterium, one DNA window encodes the following:
- the queG gene encoding tRNA epoxyqueuosine(34) reductase QueG yields MDGRSLPDPAQVLDRARAAGFDAAGIAPVSVPEHEEPLRAWLAAGHHGGMEWMTRNTEVRVDLRTRFSWARSAIVVLRSYRVDPGRSGLARFVSSYAQGVDYHDVLLERLHDLEAVLRADDAGLQSHAYVDTGPVLERQLAEAAGLGWTANNTLLLHPQHGSRFFLGVLITDLPLEPTPAKSGSCGTCRACQPACPTGAFVRPGVLDARRCISYLTIEHRGPIPRALRPAMGQWLFGCDLCQTCCPFEIGASDAGDPAFEGSEALLEVSLSSLLRLDDAEFRARFRRTPLWRPRRRGLLRNALIVAANGEHFDCVPAAVDLLGDAEPVLREAASWMLATLGVEDARPAIATARGCEDEEWVVAGMDEDLGRLGVR; encoded by the coding sequence ATGGACGGGCGCTCCCTCCCCGATCCCGCGCAGGTGCTCGACCGGGCGCGGGCGGCGGGCTTCGACGCCGCCGGCATCGCACCCGTTTCGGTGCCCGAACACGAGGAACCCCTCCGCGCGTGGTTGGCCGCCGGCCACCACGGCGGCATGGAGTGGATGACGCGCAACACCGAGGTGCGCGTCGACCTGCGCACGCGCTTCTCGTGGGCGCGCAGCGCGATCGTGGTGCTGCGCTCGTACCGAGTCGATCCCGGTCGGAGCGGACTCGCGCGCTTCGTGTCGAGCTACGCGCAGGGGGTCGACTACCACGACGTCCTGCTCGAGCGCCTGCACGATCTGGAAGCGGTGTTGCGCGCCGACGATGCGGGTTTGCAGTCCCACGCCTACGTCGACACCGGCCCCGTGCTCGAACGCCAGCTCGCCGAGGCGGCGGGCCTGGGCTGGACGGCGAACAACACCTTGTTGCTGCACCCGCAGCACGGCAGCCGCTTCTTCCTGGGTGTGCTGATCACCGACCTGCCGCTCGAACCCACGCCGGCGAAGTCCGGATCGTGCGGGACCTGCCGCGCCTGCCAGCCCGCGTGTCCGACCGGTGCTTTCGTCCGGCCCGGTGTGCTCGATGCCCGTCGTTGCATCAGCTACCTGACCATCGAACACCGCGGTCCGATCCCGCGCGCGCTGCGCCCGGCCATGGGGCAGTGGTTGTTCGGCTGTGACCTGTGCCAGACGTGTTGTCCGTTCGAGATCGGTGCTTCCGATGCCGGCGATCCGGCCTTCGAGGGGTCGGAGGCGTTGCTCGAGGTGTCGTTGTCGTCCTTGCTCCGCCTGGACGATGCGGAGTTCCGCGCGCGCTTCCGCAGGACGCCGTTGTGGCGCCCACGGCGGCGGGGACTGCTGCGCAACGCGTTGATCGTGGCGGCGAACGGCGAGCACTTCGACTGCGTGCCGGCGGCGGTGGACCTGCTCGGCGACGCCGAGCCCGTGCTGCGGGAGGCCGCGAGCTGGATGCTGGCGACGTTGGGCGTCGAGGATGCGCGGCCGGCGATCGCGACGGCGCGGGGGTGTGAGGACGAGGAGTGGGTCGTGGCCGGGATGGACGAGGATCTCGGGCGGTTGGGTGTGCGGTGA